From the Musa acuminata AAA Group cultivar baxijiao chromosome BXJ3-7, Cavendish_Baxijiao_AAA, whole genome shotgun sequence genome, one window contains:
- the LOC135643012 gene encoding 18.1 kDa class I heat shock protein-like yields MSVIPRGSGSGSRQSNLFDPFSLDLWDPIDGFPFGSSSSLARPSILFPSEVSAFVGTHIDWKETPEAHVFKADIPGLKKEEVKVEIEDGRFLQISGERKSEEEENTDTWHRVERSRGKFLRRFRLPETARVDQVRAAMEDGVLTVTVPKEEEIKNSDVRSIEISG; encoded by the coding sequence ATGTCGGTGATCCCCCGCGGCTCTGGGTCTGGTTCCAGGCAGAGCAACCTGTTCGACCCTTTCTCCCTCGACCTCTGGGATCCGATCGATGGCTTCCCCTTCggctcttcctcctcccttgCCCGCCCCTCCATCCTGTTCCCTAGCGAGGTCTCTGCCTTCGTCGGCACCCACATCGACTGGAAGGAGACACCGGAGGCGCACGTCTTCAAGGCCGACATCCCGGGGCTCAAGAAGGAGGAGGTGAAGGTGGAGATAGAGGATGGCCGGTTCCTCCAGATCAGCGGAGAGCGGAAgagtgaggaggaggagaataccGACACCTGGCACCGCGTGGAGCGGAGCCGCGGCAAGTTCCTGCGACGGTTCCGGTTGCCGGAGACCGCCAGGGTGGACCAGGTGAGGGCGGCCATGGAGGACGGCGTGCTCACCGTCACCGTTCCCAAGGAGGAGGAGATCAAGAACTCCGACGTCCGGTCCATCGAAATCTCTGGTTGA
- the LOC103991696 gene encoding uncharacterized protein LOC103991696 isoform X2, whose amino-acid sequence MEGKNNSPPPSSSSYRSFTSLADESFGRKDADPSARSSSSYQGYFSTVIPPASAVIAKDLSHSDLCWTLNKQRVEGRIASARCTNAAGRSQGSPGKKPITQNKDGKPVYPNESTEAPYFGSSVNYGARDFYTSSSSNQTTESSTNYINNAGEHLGNPHAADRGEWWQGPGS is encoded by the exons ATGGAAGGCAAGAACAActctcctcctccatcttcttcttcttaccgGTCGTTCACGTCGCTTGCGGATGAGAGCTTCGGACGGAAGGATGCGGATCCCTCGGCGAGGTCCTCATCCTCCTACCAGGGCTATTTCAGCACCGTCATTCCTCCCGCTTCTGCT GTGATTGCGAAAGATTTATCGCATTCCGATCTGTGCTGGACTTTGAACAAGCAGAGAGTCGAAGGTCGCATTGCGAGTGCTCGCTGCACGAATGCAG CTGGCAGGTCTCAAGGCAGTCCAGGCAAAAAACCAATCACACAGAACAAAGATGGGAAACCTGTATATCCCAATGAGTCGACAGAGGCACCCTATTTTGGCTCATCTGTGAATTATGGTGCCAGAGATTTCTACACGAGCTCTTCATCTAATCAGACCACTGAAAGTTCAACAAAT TATATAAATAATGCTGGAGAACACCTGGGCAATCCACATGCTGCTGACAGAGGTGAATGGTGGCAAG GTCCAGGAAGCTAA
- the LOC135643284 gene encoding 18.1 kDa class I heat shock protein-like — translation MALIPGGFGFGSRRINAFDPFFPDPWDPLDGFTLGPSSPLLSLPRPSPLYFPSESSALVGARVDWKETPEAHVFKADLPGLKKDELKVEVEDGRILQISGERKIDKEEGTDNWHCVERSRGKFLQRFRLPENARVDQVRAAMKDGVLTVTVPKADIKKCDITSIEISG, via the coding sequence ATGGCTCTCATTCCCGGCGGCTTTGGATTCGGCTCCCGGCGGATCAACGCCTTTGACCCCTTCTTCCCTGACCCGTGGGATCCCCTCGACGGCTTCACGTTAGGTCCCTCCTCGCCTCTCCTCTCCCTTCCCCGCCCTTCTCCATTGTATTTCCCTAGTGAGTCCTCGGCCTTGGTCGGCGCTCGCGTCGACTGGAAGGAGACGCCGGAGGCGCATGTCTTCAAGGCCGACCTCCCGGGGCTCAAGAAGGATGAGCTGAAGGTTGAGGTAGAGGACGGCCGGATCCTCCAGATCAGCGGCGAGCGGAAGATCGATAAGGAGGAGGGGACAGACAACTGGCATTGCGTGGAACGGAGCAGAGGCAAGTTCCTGCAACGCTTCCGTTTGCCGGAGAACGCTAGGGTGGACCAAGTGCGGGCCGCGATGAAGGACGGCGTACTCACCGTCACCGTGCCCAAGGCCGATATCAAAAAGTGTGACATCACGTCCATCGAGATCTCTGGTTGA
- the LOC103991695 gene encoding uncharacterized protein LOC103991695 — translation MSKMGGKSSGDIEEGTHRSHQTQSDEDSLCFSDAEAHSWQSPYGSNGGGSTYDEGRVSAASCLEIDGSREHGRKSCVSESSLDDDDDDTEMGASEVKMNIDKFERDCRICHLSLEKAASESGVTIVLGCSCKGDLAAAHKQCAETWFKIKGNKICEICGSTALNVAGVSDTEPIEQWSEANTSQAPPAVPPSETRSFWQGHRLLKFLVACLVLAFVVSWLFHFNAPG, via the exons ATGAGTAAAATGGGTGGCAAATCCTCCGGGGATATTGAAGAAGGGACGCACCGCTCTCACCAGACTCAGAGCGATGAAGATAGCCTTTGCTTCTCTGATGCAGAAGCACATTCGTGGCAGTCGCCATATGGCTCCAACGGCGGCGGTTCCACTTATGATGAAGGTCGGGTCTCGGCTGCTTCCTGCCTTGAGATTGATGGGTCTCGAGAGCATGGTAGAAAATCCTGTGTCTCGGAGTCTtcacttgatgatgatgatgatgatacggAGATGGGGGCTTCGGAGGTAAAGATGAATATAGATAAATTTGAGCGAGACTGCAGGATTTGTCATCTCAGCTTGGAGAAGGCGGCTTCAGAGTCGGGTGTAACAATTGTCTTGGGCTGCTCCTGCAAGGGTGATTTAGCTGCTGCACACAAGCAGTGTGCTGAGACATGGTTTAAAATCAAAGGAAACAA GATCTGTGAGATTTGTGGCTCGACTGCACTGAATGTGGCCGGTGTGAGCGACACCGAGCCCATAGAGCAGTGGAGTGAGGCTAACACTTCTCAAGCACCGCCTGCCGTGCCGCCATCTGAAACCCGGAGCTTTTGGCAGGGGCACCGTTTACTTAAATTCCTCGTTGCATGTTTGGTGCTTGCCTTTGTTGTTTCCTGGCTCTTCCACTTCAATGCTCCAGGCTGA
- the LOC103991696 gene encoding uncharacterized protein LOC103991696 isoform X1: MEGKNNSPPPSSSSYRSFTSLADESFGRKDADPSARSSSSYQGYFSTVIPPASAVIAKDLSHSDLCWTLNKQRVEGRIASARCTNAAGRSQGSPGKKPITQNKDGKPVYPNESTEAPYFGSSVNYGARDFYTSSSSNQTTESSTNYINNAGEHLGNPHAADRGEWWQGSLYY, from the exons ATGGAAGGCAAGAACAActctcctcctccatcttcttcttcttaccgGTCGTTCACGTCGCTTGCGGATGAGAGCTTCGGACGGAAGGATGCGGATCCCTCGGCGAGGTCCTCATCCTCCTACCAGGGCTATTTCAGCACCGTCATTCCTCCCGCTTCTGCT GTGATTGCGAAAGATTTATCGCATTCCGATCTGTGCTGGACTTTGAACAAGCAGAGAGTCGAAGGTCGCATTGCGAGTGCTCGCTGCACGAATGCAG CTGGCAGGTCTCAAGGCAGTCCAGGCAAAAAACCAATCACACAGAACAAAGATGGGAAACCTGTATATCCCAATGAGTCGACAGAGGCACCCTATTTTGGCTCATCTGTGAATTATGGTGCCAGAGATTTCTACACGAGCTCTTCATCTAATCAGACCACTGAAAGTTCAACAAAT TATATAAATAATGCTGGAGAACACCTGGGCAATCCACATGCTGCTGACAGAGGTGAATGGTGGCAAG GTTCACTTTACTATTGA